A genomic window from Purpureocillium takamizusanense chromosome 2, complete sequence includes:
- a CDS encoding uncharacterized protein (COG:O~EggNog:ENOG503NX8Z): protein MVTLKVLGLNCGTSIDGIDVALCKISSQPSSGDVAIELLSYTEVPVNPDLRAQILRLCRPNQADAGTTLAEICDLNFALGREFSRAVRDSGVDLDEVDIIASHGQTLWHQPEGKHRSTLQMAEPAVIAHDTQKTVVSGFRVAELAAGRQGAPLAGFFEAGLLSHPEKTRISQNIGGIGNASVLPATKLKTAMPESTYLAFDTGPGNVLIDAAMRIISNGQLHYDHNGALGLDGEGSIDSALVDRFLNSEPYFQAPLPKTTGRELFSDDVARKLVAEMQALGMAPTAIVATITRITAESIARAYKRLVVPLLGEGQRIDEIYICGGGAYNPNILRHLQAEFSGARVMKLDDAPMKLDPSAKEAVLFGLLGFLAVCGRRVPIAGCAETTTPAILGVVTPGANYHQVMRNVVTDEDFGSNRSLGRIIM, encoded by the exons ATGGTCACGTTGAAGGTGCTGGGCTTGAACTGTGGGACGAGCATTGATG GAATCGATGTGGCTCTCTGTAAAATATCGTCACAGCCCTCATCTGGCGATGTCGCTATCGAATTGCTGTCGTACACCGAGGTGCCAGTGAATCCGGACCTTCGGGCACAGATCCTCCGACTATGCCGACCGAACCAAGCAGATGCGGGCACCACGTTGGCCGAAATTTGCGATCTCAACTTTGCTCTGGGAAGGGAGTTTTCTCGTGCCGTTCGTGACTCCGGTGTCGATTTGGATGAggtcgacatcatcgccagccacggccaAACACTCTGGCACCAGCCCGAGGGAAAACATCGATCAACTCTGCAGATGGCCGAGCCTGCAGTAATTGCACACGATACTCAGAA GACTGTAGTGAGTGGcttccgcgtcgccgagcttgctgctgggcgacaaGGCGCCCCGCTCGCTGGGTTCTTCGAGGCAGGCCTCCTTTCACACCCTGAGAAGACGAGGATCAGTCAAAACATTGGAGGGATTG GTAACGCCTCGGTTCTTCCAGCAACGAAACTGAAGACCGCCATGCCCGAGTCGACTTATCTGGCCTTCGACACGGGCCCAGGCAACGTGCTAATTGATGCCGCCATGCGAATCATCAGCAACGGCCAGCTGCACTACGATCACAACGGAGCCCTTGGCTtagacggcgagggcagcatcgACTCCGCCCTCGTGGACCGCTTCTTGAACTCGGAGCCTTACTTCCAAGCCCCACTGCCCAAGACAACTGGCCGCGAGCTGTTCTccgacgacgtggcgcgGAAGCTCGTCGCAGAGATGCAAGCGCTGGGGATGGCCCCTACGGCGATAGTTGCGACCATCACCCGAATTACGGCAGAGTCGATTGCCCGGGCCTACAAGCGCCTTGTCGTGCCGCTCTTGGGTGAAGGCCAGCGTATTGACGAAATCTACATCTGCGGAGGTGGAGCGTACAATCCGAACATCCTCAGGCACTTGCAGGCCGAGTTTTCGGGGGCTAGGGTTATGAAGCTTGATGATGCCCCGATGAAGCTCGATCCGAGCGCGAAGGAAGCCGTTCTGTTTGGGCTGTTGGGCTTTCTGGCCGTCTGTGGGAGGAGAGTGCCGATTGCTGGGTGCgcagagacgacgacgcctgcgATTTTGGGAGTCGTAACTCCGGGGGCAAATTACCATCAGGTCATGAGGAACGTGGTCACTGATGAGGACTTTGGCTCAAATCGAAGCCTGGGCCGCATCATCATGTAA